A window of Rhinolophus ferrumequinum isolate MPI-CBG mRhiFer1 chromosome X, mRhiFer1_v1.p, whole genome shotgun sequence contains these coding sequences:
- the CMC4 gene encoding cx9C motif-containing protein 4 — translation MLQKDPCQKQACEIQKCLQANNYRESQCQAVIQELRKCCARYPKGRSLVCSGFEKEEAEKLTLKSTEK, via the exons ATGCTGCAGAAGGATCCGTGCCAGAAACAAGCCtgtgaaatacagaaatgtttacAAG CCAACAACTACAGGGAATCTCAGTGTCAGGCTGTCATCCAAGAACTTCGTAAGTGTTGTGCTCGGTATCCCAAGGGAAGATCTCTCGTCTGTTCgggatttgaaaaagaagaggcagaaaagcTGACACTGAAGTCCACAGAAAAGTAA